A section of the Candidatus Moraniibacteriota bacterium genome encodes:
- the ruvB gene encoding Holliday junction branch migration DNA helicase RuvB — MLNTTEHTEEDVVIENTLRPRGFSEYIGQEKTKKNLEIFIQAAKKRDEAIDHVLLYGPAGLGKTTLAHIIAREMGAGIKVTSGPAIERVGDLGSILTNLEPGDVLFIDEIHRLNKSIEEVLYPAMEDYKLDIIIGKGPAARTIQLDLPRFTLIGATTRLGALTNPLRNRFGSIHRLEFYTADEIEQIVHRSAGILSVPLDELGARGIAGASRRTPRVANRILKRVRDYAEVHHDGTITQTVANEALALFEIDRLGLEPADRTVLQAIIDKFKGGPAGLQAISAITSEEMHTIEDVIEPYLIQIGFLARTPRGRIVTPEGYRHLGLEPPFGIEEKLL; from the coding sequence ATGCTCAATACGACCGAACACACCGAGGAAGATGTCGTCATCGAGAACACACTCCGTCCCCGTGGCTTCAGCGAGTACATCGGCCAGGAAAAAACGAAAAAGAACCTCGAAATCTTTATCCAGGCAGCCAAAAAGCGCGACGAGGCGATTGACCACGTGCTCCTCTATGGCCCGGCTGGTTTGGGCAAGACCACGCTCGCCCATATCATCGCCCGGGAGATGGGTGCCGGTATCAAAGTCACCTCGGGCCCAGCGATCGAACGTGTCGGCGATCTCGGCAGTATCCTCACCAATCTCGAACCCGGCGATGTGCTCTTCATCGACGAGATCCACCGGCTGAACAAATCGATCGAGGAGGTGCTCTATCCCGCGATGGAGGACTACAAACTCGACATCATCATCGGCAAAGGTCCAGCGGCCCGCACGATCCAGCTCGACCTCCCGCGTTTCACGCTCATCGGCGCGACCACCCGGCTCGGGGCACTCACCAATCCGCTCCGCAACCGCTTCGGCTCCATCCATCGGCTCGAATTCTACACCGCTGACGAGATCGAACAGATCGTGCATCGCTCGGCCGGCATCCTCAGTGTCCCCCTCGATGAGCTCGGGGCGAGGGGGATCGCCGGAGCGAGTCGTCGCACCCCACGCGTCGCCAATCGCATCCTGAAGCGCGTCCGTGACTACGCCGAGGTGCATCATGACGGCACCATCACCCAGACGGTCGCGAACGAAGCCTTGGCGCTCTTCGAGATCGACCGACTCGGACTCGAACCCGCCGACCGGACCGTGCTCCAGGCCATCATCGACAAATTCAAGGGCGGACCAGCTGGGCTGCAGGCCATCTCGGCTATCACGAGCGAAGAAATGCACACGATCGAGGACGTCATCGAACCCTATCTCATCCAGATCGGTTTTCTCGCTCGCACCCCACGTGGCCGCATCGTCACCCCCGAAGGCTATCGCCACCTCGGCCTCGAACCACCCTTCGGTATCGAGGAGAAACTGCTGTAA
- a CDS encoding PH domain-containing protein: MPHQDFSRYHFQGQRESETIIRVVHRHWFDIATHFIVVIVFIAVLFGSLSLLPLLYPNWLGSGISRFTLFIQNSLILLIWLYAFLIWIDYFFDVWIITNERVINIEQKGLFVRSVSELKFSRIQDVTSEVSGMLPTILNFGDVKVQTASEEEFFLFRRVPDPYHVKDIIMERLRTERDEEIDRVVRASQAKRT; encoded by the coding sequence ATGCCACATCAAGACTTCAGCCGCTATCACTTCCAGGGCCAGCGCGAGAGTGAGACGATCATCCGTGTCGTCCATCGCCACTGGTTCGATATCGCGACTCATTTCATAGTTGTCATTGTTTTCATCGCTGTCTTGTTCGGTTCACTCTCGCTCCTGCCACTCCTGTACCCGAACTGGCTCGGGAGCGGGATATCTCGCTTCACCCTCTTCATCCAGAATTCACTTATCCTCCTCATCTGGCTCTATGCTTTCCTCATCTGGATCGACTACTTCTTCGATGTCTGGATCATCACCAATGAACGCGTCATCAATATCGAACAAAAGGGGCTCTTCGTCCGCTCCGTGAGTGAATTGAAGTTCTCGCGCATCCAGGATGTAACGTCAGAAGTGAGCGGCATGCTCCCGACTATCCTGAACTTCGGTGATGTGAAAGTCCAGACCGCTTCAGAGGAAGAATTTTTTCTCTTCCGCCGGGTGCCGGACCCGTACCATGTGAAAGACATCATCATGGAGCGTCTGCGCACCGAGCGCGACGAAGAAATCGACCGCGTCGTCCGCGCCTCCCAAGCCAAGAGGACTTAA